One genomic window of Quercus robur chromosome 6, dhQueRobu3.1, whole genome shotgun sequence includes the following:
- the LOC126732543 gene encoding uncharacterized protein LOC126732543, with protein MNNAIRLTRTYPPTLLSVPLPQQKASGIRFRKITSMSTQPESKQNRDEVQKGLNPNQKTGNVMSHSFGDGYATRSDEEGFGGIYGEKQSFQKPQKDEPIHENHPAYDKTQGSEVKEKEKARHQTNANS; from the exons ATGAATAACGCAATCAGATTAACTCGAACGTATCCACCAACTTTGCTTTCAGTACCTCTGCCACAACAGAAAGCGTCTGGAATCAGATTCAGGAAGATCACAAGTATGTCAACCCAACCTGAGAGTAAGCAGAACAGGGACGAGGTCCAGAAGGGCCTGAACCCAAATCAGAAAACTgg GAACGTGATGTCTCATTCGTTTGGGGATGGATACGCCACCAGGTCAGATGAGGAAGGATTTGGTGGAATATATGGAGAGAAACAGTCTTTTCAGAAGCCCCAGAAGGATGAGCCTATCCATGAAAATCACCCTG CTTATGACAAGACACAAGGAAGCGAggtgaaggagaaggaaaaggCAAGGCACCAGACCAATGCAAATTCGTAG